The genome window TGGTGGATGGCTTTTCTCTTTCGCCGTCCAGAGTTTCTGGTCCGAAAGTGAGTTTTGGTCTTGACGGCTTTCCAGGTGGAGGAAGCTGCTTTAGGCAGTCCTTCAAAGCTTCCGATCCGCCCTCGATAGTCTGCTGCACCATGTTTTTTACGAAGTTCGCACCTTCATCCACGCTCATATTCACCCATTGCAGGAAATCATCGGATATGTCACTCCGGTAAACGGGGGAAATATCTCTTTCCGAAATAGCTTTCCTATCCGCTCCCACCACGACCATGAAATCTTTGACCTCCTCGCTGCTGAGAACGGGCTTTTCCTCTGCAGAATTTGCTCCGCCCATTGAAACCACGCTACTGATTAAAACGACAAACACAAAGCCGGTTAGAAGGGTTTTCCATTTCATGTATATATATACATAGAAAGTCTATTAATAATTTTTGGTCACCTCCTTTGCCTCACTCATCCATTACAAATATTGCTGCAGCTATCACCGTTGTCCATAGTCCATTTGTATCGCCCCTCGCCGACTGTGTTATATTCCTTGAACGGACTATACGTCCGCTCATCCTGTATTCCTGCTTTCTTTCATCCCATGCCTTCTCGGGATCAAATTCCAGGCCTAGGGTGGTGGCAAGCATTGTTGCAGCCAGGTCTTCGGCATAGTCTCCCGCCTTCTTTGCCATCTCCCCCCAACTGTGATATTCGGATAAATACCCGTATAAATTCCTATCTTTTGGAAGTGCAAGCCCGATTGAAGCGGCAACAAGCCGGTTCGGCTCATTCGTCGAATTTTTTGCCATCACAGAGAATGTTATCTCTCCAGGTCTGATGTAGCTTTTTCCTTCTTTTGCAGATATTATTTTACAATTCGGCGGTGCTATACTCGATACTTCCACAAGATTGCATAATGCTATGCCAGCATTTCTAAGCGCAAGTTCAAACGATTGCAATTGATCTTTGTGCTTTCCCACACCCTTAGTAAGGAATAATTTAGCAGGTATCATCGAAGTGAAATGTTTTTTCAGTAATAAATCTTACTGTAAGCATCTGTCGACCACTTCAATTATATCAATCACATCGCCATGCTTTTTGAGATGGTGGTAGCAGTGCGGAGATGATGTAACTACTACAGCATCCTTTTCCCTTGCTTCCCCAATAATTTTTTCAGCCATTTTTCCAGCAGCCAGTGGAAAAGCCATCCGGAAGGCAAGGTCGCTGCCGCAGCAATGGGATAGTTCTTTATTTTCATCAAATTCAACAAGCGAGCCAGCCTTTTCCAGCAATTTTCTTGGCGCATCGTATATGTCAAGTTTTCTTCCCAGGATGGAGGAGTCATGATAAATGAGCTTCATGCCGAAATCCTTTAGATTTATGTTTTTATCCATTAAAAATTCGGAAATATGGATAAGTTCAAATTTTTCTTTCAAGGGAAGAAAGGACTGCATGCAGCTTGGACATGAAAATACTATTTTTTTCACGTCTCTTTCCCCAAATTTTTTCCCCAATTTTTCTATCTGTCTGTTTTCTCTCCCGATGATATCAATAGGATTGCCGCAGCATTCCTCGTCTATTGTTGTTACATTTATGCCCAATTTATCGAAGACCGAAAAGACCGCATCTTTCAGCCCATTTGCCATGCAGCCTGAAAAATATGCTATTTCCCCCTCCCCGCCACCAAAGACTTTCATTCTATCTTTCCCAAAGGGATTTCCCTGCTCATCAATGTCATTTAAAAGCTTTTCATGGGCCGGAAGCATTCCTTTCAAGTCCTTTCTGGCGGAATGTATGATATCACTTATTTTAACCAACGAGGGACATTCTTTTTCACATCGCCCGCATAGAGTGCATTTCTGCAAGGCTTCTATGACAGAAATATCTTCCTTTACCTCACCCATCATGAGGCCGTACGACAAAAATACTTTTCCCTTGCCGCTGTCCGCCTCGGTGCCCCATATATCGAAGACCGGGCAGGATTTTTTGCAATAGCCGCATCCCGTGCAGCACATAAGTTCATGCTGAATTTCTTTAAGATGGTTCATGTTATCCCGGATATCTT of Candidatus Thermoplasmatota archaeon contains these proteins:
- a CDS encoding arginine decarboxylase, pyruvoyl-dependent, which translates into the protein MIPAKLFLTKGVGKHKDQLQSFELALRNAGIALCNLVEVSSIAPPNCKIISAKEGKSYIRPGEITFSVMAKNSTNEPNRLVAASIGLALPKDRNLYGYLSEYHSWGEMAKKAGDYAEDLAATMLATTLGLEFDPEKAWDERKQEYRMSGRIVRSRNITQSARGDTNGLWTTVIAAAIFVMDE
- a CDS encoding (Fe-S)-binding protein, translating into MNHLKEIQHELMCCTGCGYCKKSCPVFDIWGTEADSGKGKVFLSYGLMMGEVKEDISVIEALQKCTLCGRCEKECPSLVKISDIIHSARKDLKGMLPAHEKLLNDIDEQGNPFGKDRMKVFGGGEGEIAYFSGCMANGLKDAVFSVFDKLGINVTTIDEECCGNPIDIIGRENRQIEKLGKKFGERDVKKIVFSCPSCMQSFLPLKEKFELIHISEFLMDKNINLKDFGMKLIYHDSSILGRKLDIYDAPRKLLEKAGSLVEFDENKELSHCCGSDLAFRMAFPLAAGKMAEKIIGEAREKDAVVVTSSPHCYHHLKKHGDVIDIIEVVDRCLQ